One stretch of Gambusia affinis linkage group LG05, SWU_Gaff_1.0, whole genome shotgun sequence DNA includes these proteins:
- the fam110d gene encoding protein FAM110B produces the protein MKPLTPIGSPSPLRLLNKGPDYLRRQIDGGGHGRSVSAVERLEADKAKYVKTQQVINTKQEPVLVPCATPPPQPRRALSVPGSLTPRSSPRRTANTPFSTLSGSFTSKDENENDDARKENRRTSIDIRTHNRSNVSKVMPQSPRTPGINSLVAPHSAPVLRRSTGKRMLRPDSLLIYRQKKECKSPNSSTLGENNNMELKGYSFVRRLFQGSMREKSGGGERVQKMVIGDEKASSRDGDSRMSWTNDKDVTDGGPMSRRSSKTDQERTPEPIQSPGFNCTLENTRNGFINGTTDQINIRHDDESDPWKRASPMPQRRLFGELQRSKSDLRLRCSVALSEQEHFFDFCGLDMDMIERLGRENFLSYASSIDTLSLALRSVGGDGCGGSEPSEFSRHSGDGLFQEELAEQLPTGVSIIERNARVIKWLYGCKNAAQEGPKESTV, from the coding sequence ATGAAACCCCTCACTCCAATTGGGTCCCCCTCTCCTCTGAGGCTGCTCAACAAGGGTCCAGATTACCTGCGCAGGCAGATCGACGGTGGGGGTCACGGCCGTTCGGTCAGCGCCGTGGAGAGGCTTGAGGCCGACAAAGCCAAATATGTCAAGACTCAGCAAGTGATCAACACCAAACAAGAACCTGTGCTTGTGCCCTGTGCCACGCCACCACCGCAGCCTCGGAGAGCCCTCTCTGTACCTGGCAGCTTGACCCCTCGTTCTTCCCCGCGACGGACAGCCAACACCCCCTTCTCTACTCTCTCTGGCTCCTTCACCTCAAAAGAcgaaaatgaaaatgatgatGCAAGAAAGGAGAACAGACGGACTTCTATTGACATCAGAACACACAACAGGAGCAACGTGAGCAAAGTTATGCCTCAAAGCCCCAGAACGCCTGGAATTAACAGCCTAGTAGCGCCACACAGTGCCCCCGTTCTCAGAAGGAGTACAGGCAAGCGCATGCTGAGGCCAGACTCCCTGTTAATATACAGGCAGAAGAAAGAGTGCAAAAGCCCTAACAGCTCCACATTGGGAGAGAACAATAACATGGAGTTGAAGGGATATAGTTTTGTACGTCGCCTCTTCCAGGGTTCAATGAGAGAAAAGAGTGGTGGAGGAGAAAGAGTTCAGAAGATGGTGATAGGTGACGAGAAAGCATCTTCACGGGATGGGGACTCTAGAATGTCTTGGACCAACGACAAAGATGTTACAGATGGAGGACCAATGAGTCGAAGGTCAAGCAAGACGGACCAAGAACGCACCCCAGAGCCTATCCAAAGTCCAGGTTTTAACTGCACATtggaaaacacaagaaatgGTTTTATTAATGGCACCACTGACCAAATAAACATTAGGCATGATGATGAGAGCGATCCATGGAAGCGTGCCTCCCCGATGCCACAGAGAAGGCTGTTTGGAGAACTGCAGCGCTCCAAGTCAGACCTGCGTTTGCGCTGTTCAGTAGCTTTGTCGGAGCAGGAGCATTTCTTTGACTTCTGTGGACTGGACATGGACATGATAGAGCGTCTGGGCCGGGAGAACTTCCTCTCTTATGCCAGCTCAATAGACACGCTTTCCTTGGCTCTGCGCAGTGTAGGAGGAGACGGCTGTGGTGGCTCAGAGCCCAGCGAGTTTTCTCGCCACTCAGGAGATGGACTGTTTCAGGAAGAACTGGCAGAGCAGCTTCCCACTGGCGTGTCCATCATCGAGAGAAATGCCCGCGTCATTAAGTGGCTGTATGGGTGCAAGAATGCAGCTCAGGAAGGACCCAAAGAGTCAACTGTATAG